A stretch of Palaemon carinicauda isolate YSFRI2023 chromosome 34, ASM3689809v2, whole genome shotgun sequence DNA encodes these proteins:
- the LOC137626942 gene encoding putative per-hexamer repeat protein 5, translated as MAMSGTWRVAMAMSGTGRGAMYLSSTGSGALAMFGTGRRTMAMSGTGRRTMAMSGTGGAAMAMFETGYEVMSKSGIGSGAMAISSTESGDMAMFGTVRRVMAMSSTGHGAMTMSVTGCGAMTMSDTGHRAMALSGAGRGAMVMTGTGRGAVAMSGTGSGAKVMFVIGRRSMAMSGTGVAAMIMSGIGPEAMSMSGTGSGAMAISSTGSGAMAMSGTGRGVMAMSGTGCEAMAISSRGIGAMAMSGTGRGVMVMSRTGHEAMAMSGTVSGAIAISSTGSGAMTMSGTGICAMAMPKTGCEAIDMSGTGSWAMAISCTGSGAMDMSGTGRGAMTMSDTGRGVMAMSGTGHRAMAIFGKGSGAIAISGTVHGDMAMSVKGREGMAMSGTGRVVMAMSGTGHEAMAMFGTGSGAIAISGTGSGLMAMSSTEHGDMAMSGTGREAMTMSGTGGGAMAISGTGSEAMTMSGSGSCAMAIPKTGREAIDMFGTGRGAMANVPHRKWGHGHVWHRAWGHGHVRHRVWGHGYVWNRA; from the coding sequence atggccatgtctggCACATGGCGTgtggccatggccatgtccggcacAGGGCGTGGGGCCATGTACTTGTCCAGCACAGGGTCTGGGGCTCTGGCCATGTTCGGCACAGGTCGTCGGACCATGGCCATGTCCGGCACAGGCCGTCGGACCATGGCCATGTCCGGCACAGGGGGTGCGGCCATGGCCATGTTCGAAACAGGGTATGAAGTCATGTCCAAGTCTGGTAtaggaagtggggccatggccatatCCAGCACAGAAAGTGGGGACATGGCTATGTTTGGCACAGTGCGTAGGGTAATGGCCATGTCCAGCACAGGGCATGGGGCCATGACCATGTCTGTTACAGGGTGTGGGGCCATGACCATGTCTGACACAGGGCATAGGGCCATGGCCCTGTCCGGCGCAGGGCGTGGAGCCATGGTCATGACCGGCACAGGGCGTGGGGCCGTGGCCATGTCCGGCACAGGGTCTGGGGCCAAGGTCATGTTCGTCATAGGGCGTCGGTCCATGGCCATGTCCGGCACAGGCGTTGCGGCCATGATCATGTCTGGAATAGGGCCTGAAGCCATGTCCATGTccggtacaggaagtggggccatggccatatccagcacaggaagtggggccatggctATGTCCGGCACAGGACGTGGGGTCATGGCCATGTCCGGTACAGGGTGTGAAGCCATGGCCATTTCCAGTAGAGGAATTGGAGCCATGGCCATGTCTGGCACAGGGCGTGGGGTCATGGTCATGTCCCGAACAGGGCATgaagccatggccatgtccggtaCAGTAAGTGGGGCCATTGCCATATCCagcacaggaagtggggccatgacCATGTCTGGCACAGGAATTTGTGCCATGGCCATGCCCAAAACAGGGTGTGAAGCCATTGATATGTCCGGTACAGGAAGTTGGGCCATGGCCATATCCtgcacaggaagtggggccatggacATGTCCGGCACAGGGCGTGGGGCCATGACCATGTCCGACACAGGGCGTGGGGTCATGGCCATGTCTGGAACAGGGCATAGAGCCATGGCCATATTCGGTAAAGGAAGTGGGGCCATTGCTATATCCGGCACAGTGCATGGGGACATGGCCATGTCCGTCAAAGGGCGTGAGGGCATGGCCATGTCCGGCACAGGGCGTGTGGTCATGGCCATGTCTGGAACAGGGCATGAAGCCATGGCCATGTttggtacaggaagtggggccattgcCATATCCGGCACGGGAAGTGGGTTGATGGCCATGTCCAGCACAGAGCATGGGGATATGGCCATGTCCGGAACAGGGCGTGAAGCCATGACCATGTCAGGTACAGGAGGTGGGGCTATGGCAATATCCGGCACAGGAAGTGAGGCCATGACCATGTCTGGCTCAGGAAGTTGCGCCATGGCCATACCCAAAACCGGGCGTGAAGCCATTGATATGTTCGGTACAGGAAGGGGGGCCATGGCAAATGTCCcgcacaggaagtggggccatggccatgtctggcacagggcgtggggccatggccatgtccgacACAGGGTGTGGGGTCATGGCTATGTCTGGAACAGGGCATGA